In Rutidosis leptorrhynchoides isolate AG116_Rl617_1_P2 chromosome 2, CSIRO_AGI_Rlap_v1, whole genome shotgun sequence, one genomic interval encodes:
- the LOC139890113 gene encoding uncharacterized protein, translated as MKEMMKQKMMNRFHKRNSSTSSSVDFKSPQDKLDFKFSSLQALQVPEGWDKLTLSLISVETDKTVNKTGKASVWNGNCRWTESLSESIYISNGDDSKELHQCLYKFIISKASTRSGILGEVTVNLSNYFSSETSLPIALPLKKCDHGTILQVAIQCLTPRPNLRWKNTSSLAEDIISDYSDLDNMSNASDSTNTKNLESSTSNSIMDTSHTRGLGSRETSSSTVRSHHSFDSNDSFGRESPSTNLSEVSSDLIGIPESSVYDSPRSTRSPLNSGKNLLNRRQDSGKVSHNVPASPLRTFNSSEFGLDADPTTPEDVRAEARMWERNARKLKVDLDLSRNETINQTKNLENVTMELSALQKECNSLKDEIKLLKVQLGESELKKQDADNLKVQVQDKNDIQAELEEEIRFQKDLNNNLSLQLNKTQESNLELVSVLQELEENIEQQRIEIESLKRSEQPVGELDNSSKTELELQKFQESKEFESTVLYLEKTLEEKNQTILDCESEWRKTLSLKNEEILKLEAKLAEAVAAPVLKETVSRVIETPIETIDLVEEVKDLREKVLELERDCNELTDENLELLVKLKQANSSDQEEQAVAVEGNFQCVKDDMKLKPKDIYDNIDDSFKENDDKIENLVRQLKSKVEDLSKELQAKTYEVEELKSDYFLKEHEIQSQNYLQKDLETQLSDLQTVNTQLEDSLKVMQKEFNDTNDSHISSNKILEKKLLELESRNQELETHLAELEEDNLDLSGRISGLEPQLRYLTDARESSRLEAEHLESRITKLQSEIVRLENEVETTKVDMRQKVDDMQKRWLEAQEECEYLKKANPKLQSTTENLMEECSSLQKSNAELKSQKLNLHNRCVNLESKLRESEDNFLKLSNNTEDLEEKLSLMLNGIESQEKIFNLELNDLFLKVNEHTDKCVNGESLLNQMYSEKVAEVENLQKNIEHLNLQISATHDERDKMASDAVLEMHVLRADKDKMVKSIAELKEKLRLSEEKVNSFEIEYEKTNLDLKSELDTSKRNHEELVINHEKSMELLENTRSGEEKLKNKIDELSADVKSYEYQILQLTEENSSLKVQLQKIPALQDEMVALKNSLNDVKYENERLEASLQMISGDFQQLKEEKGSLVEKVSSMQKAVVELEDHKRNKIVLEEKVLRLQGDLAASEALGAQDVELKNELGRYKRSNSQLQWKINRLQDEYEKKFEGLEDQKIDTKPDENEVTEVLYQIFCLYSTACRVGNLDPFTYEWVKKKGGLWGNGSNRLEDVEVSTTNKTSRIESLEIALAEALESNEMYKLQLNSLLHEEQRRESDTTRVQLEVKDEANKKEQKLEAELNELQERYLNMSLKYAEVEAQREELVLKLKGSGPARSWVLLRNLVQVSFGYLSDHKEDD; from the exons ATGAAGGAGATGATGAAACAAAAGATGATGAATAGGTTTCATAAACGCAATTCTTCAACTTCTTCATCTGTTGATTTTAAATCACCTCAAGATAAACTTGATTTCAAATTCTCCAGTCTTCAAGCTCTTCAG GTACCTGAGGGATGGGATAAGCTTACGCTGTCTCTAATATCTGTCGAAACAGATAAAACTGTTAACAAAACTGGTAAGGCGTCTGTATGGAATGGAAATTGTCGATGGACAGAGTCGTTGTCCGAATCCATTTATATCTCTAATGGTGATGATTCAAAAGAGCTTCACCAGTGCCTTTATAAGTTTATTATTTCAAAG GCGTCAACTAGATCTGGCATACTTGGAGAAGTTACTGTAAATTTGTCAAATTACTTTAGTTCTGAAACTTCCCTTCCTATTGCACTACCACTTAAGAAGTGTGATCACGGGACAATTTTACAG GTTGCTATTCAGTGCTTAACTCCTCGACCAAATCTAAG ATGGAAAAATACTAGTTCTCTTGCAGAAGATATTATTTCAGACTATAGTGATCTAGACAACATGTCGAACGCATCAGACAGTACAAACACTAAAAATTTAGAATCTTCCACAAGCAATAGCATTATGGATACATCTCATACTAGAGGACTCGGTAGCAGG GAAACAAGCTCGTCGACCGTGAGATCACATCATAGCTTTGATTCAAATGATTCTTTTGGCAGAGAAAGTCCTAGTACGAACCTAAGTGAAGTTTCATCTGATCTAATTGGAATACCAGAATCATCTGTTTACGATTCTCCTAGATCAACTCGTTCTCCATTAAATTCAGGAAAGAATCTTCTGAATAGACGACAAGATTCGGGAAAAGTTTCACATAACGTTCCCGCATCACCCTTACGAACTTTTAATTCCTCCGAATTTGGTCTCGATGCGGACCCCACTACTCCAGAAGACGTTCGTGCTGAAGCAAGAATGTGGGAAAGAAACGCTCGAAAGTTGAAGGTTGATCTTGATTTATCAAGAAACGAGACGATTAATCAAACGAAGAATTTGGAAAACGTAACGATGGAACTTTCTGCATTGCAAAAAGAATGTAATAGTTTGAAAGATGAAATCAAACTTTTGAAAGTTCAACTAGGTGAATCGGAATTGAAAAAACAGGACGCTGATAATTTAAAAGTTCAGGTTCAAGATAAAAATGATATCCAGGCGGAATTGGAAGAAGAAATCAGATTTCAGAAAGATTTGAATAATAATTTGTCTTTGCAGTTGAATAAAACTCAAGAATCGAATCTTGAGTTAGTTTCTGTTCTTCAGGAACTAGAAGAAAACATCGAACAACAGAGAATCGAGATCGAGAGTTTGAAACGATCAGAACAACCAGTAGGTGAACTCGATAACAGCTCAAAAACAGAGCTCGAATTACAGAAATTTCAGGAATCAAAAGAGTTTGAAAGTACAGTTCTTTATCTCGAGAAGACCTTGGAGGAGAAAAATCAAACTATATTGGATTGTGAATCTGAATGGAGAAAGACGTTGAGTTTGAAAAACGAAGAAATCTTAAAGTTGGAAGCGAAATTAGCTGAAGCTGTTGCTGCACCGGTGTTGAAGGAAACCGTGTCTCGGGTGATCGAAACCCCGATCGAAACTATTGATCTTGTGGAAGAAGTTAAAGATCTAAGAGAGAAGGTTCTAGAACTTGAGAGGGACTGTAATGAGCTTACGGATGAAAATCTTGAACTTCTCGTTAAGCTTAAACAAGCAA ATTCATCAGATCAAGAAGAGCAGGCTGTTGCTGTTGAGGGTAACTTTCAATGTGTTAAAGATGATATGAAACTGAAGCCAAAAGATATATACGATAATATTGACGACAGTTTTAAAGAGAACGATGATAAAATTGAAAATTTGGTTCGTCAGTTAAAATCAAAAGTTGAGGACCTGAGTAAAGAACTTCAGGCTAAAACATATGAGGTAGAAGAGCTTAAATCGGACTATTTTCTTAAGGAACACGAAATCCAGTCCCAAAATTATCTCCAAAAAGACTTGGAAACTCAATTGTCTGATCTGCAAACCGTAAATACTCAATTGGAGGATAGTTTGAAGGTTATGCAAAAAGAATTCAACGATACAAACGATTCCCATATTTCAAGTAACAAGATTCTCGAAAAAAAGCTACTTGAGTTAGAATCTCGTAATCAAGAATTAGAGACTCACTTAGCGGAATTAGAAGAAGATAATCTCGACTTATCGGGGCGGATATCTGGATTAGAACCTCAGTTGAGGTATTTGACTGATGCACGAGAATCGAGTCGGTTAGAAGCCGAGCATTTAGAGTCTCGAATCACGAAACTACAATCCGAAATCGTAAGACTCGAAAACGAGGTCGAAACGACAAAAGTTGATATGAGACAGAAAGTGGACGACATGCAAAAACGATGGTTAGAAGCTCAAGAAGAGTGCGAGTATTTGAAAAAAGCAAACCCTAAATTACAATCGACTACCGAAAATCTTATGGAAGAGTGCAGTTCACTTCAAAAGTCAAACGCTGAGTTAAAAAGTCAAAAATTAAATTTACATAACCGTTGCGTAAATTTGGAATCAAAATTGAGGGAATCGGAAGACAATTTCTTGAAGTTGTCGAATAATACGGAAGATTTAGAAGAGAAGTTATCGTTGATGCTTAATGGGATTGAATCACAAGAGAAAATATTTAATTTGGAACTTAACGATTTATTTCTGAAAGTTAACGAACACACGGATAAGTGTGTTAATGGTGAGAGCTTATTGAATCAGATGTATTCAGAAAAGGTGGCCGAAGTCGAAAATCTTCAAAAGAACATAGAACACCTTAATTTACAAATATCAGCAACTCATGACGAACGGGATAAAATGGCTTCAGATGCGGTACTTGAAATGCACGTTTTACGTGCAGATAAGGATAAAATGGTCAAATCGATTGCAGAACTCAAAGAAAAACTTCGATTATCTGAGGAAAAGGTTAATAGTTTTGAAATTGAATATGAGAAAACGAATCTAGACCTGAAAAGTGAGCTAGATACATCCAAACGGAACCATGAGGAACTGGTAATCAACCATGAGAAATCAATGGAGTTGTTGGAAAATACTAGATCCGGTGAAGAAAAACTGAAGAACAAAATCGACGAGCTTTCGGCCGACGTTAAATCATACGAATACCAAATCCTACAATTAACAGAAGAAAATTCAAGCCTTAAAGTTCAGTTACAGAAAATTCCAGCTTTGCAGGATGAAATGGTGGCCCTTAAGAACTCGTTAAACGATGTGAAATACGAGAATGAAAGACTTGAAGCGTCGTTACAAATGATATCGGGTGATTTTCAACAATTGAAGGAAGAGAAAGGTTCGTTAGTGGAAAAAGTTAGTAGTATGCAGAAGGCGGTGGTTGAATTGGAGGACCATAAGCGTAATAAAATTGTTTTGGAGGAAAAAGTTTTAAGGCTTCAAGGGGATTTAGCTGCTAGTGAGGCATTAGGTGCACAAGATGTTGAGTTGAAAAATGAGCTTGGACGTTATAAACGGTCAAATAGTCAACTTCAGTGGAAAATAAACCGTCTTCAAGATGAATATGAAAAGAAATTTGAAGGTCTTGAAGATCAGAAAATAGATACAAAACCAGATGAAAATGAGGTTACAGAGGTATTGTATCAGATCTTTTGTCTTTATAGCACAGCTTGTAGAGTTGGCAATCttgacccatttacttatgaaTGGGTCAAGAAAAAAGGTGGCTTATGGGGGAACGGGTCTAATAGGTTAGAA GATGTTGAAGTTAGTACCACCAACAAAACCTCGAGAATCGAATCACTAGAGATTGCACTTGCCGAGGCTTTGGAGTCCAACGAAATGTATAAACTACAGCTTAACAG CTTATTGCATGAGGAACAACGTCGTGAGTCAGATACAACTCGTGTACAGTTAGAAGTTAAAGATGAAGCAAACAAAAAAGAACAAAAGCTCGAGGCGGAATTAAATGAACTTCAAGAACGTTACCTTAACATGAGCCTTAAATACGCTGAAGTAGAAGCTCAACGTGAAGAGCTTGTGTTGAAACTAAAGGGCTCTGGTCCTGCAAGAAGCTG GGTATTGTTAAGG aatttggtTCAGGTTTCTTTCGGTTACTTATCTGACCATAAAGAAGACGACTGA